ATCCACAAGCCCCAAGGCGTACGATACAAGACAACGAAAGTTACCGCCACCAAAAGTGGCGCCAGATAGACCAACGGCGTGAAAGGACCAATGGCAGGCAACCTGGTCACGGCTGGGCTCGTGCCAGCGGTCCCAAAGAATACTCGCATCATAAAAACCGTAAGACCGGCTGCCAGCATGTTAATTGCTACCCCGCTTACTACTTGGTTGGCCCGGTACTTAATGCTCACTACCGCAAAGATATAGGCCATGACGCCACCTGTAAGTATGGCCGCCAACACTCCTAGCCAAGGATTCCCAGTGTAGTAAGCGACGACAACGGCGGCAAAGGCGCCGGTTAGCATCTTGCCTTCCAGAGCAATATTTACTACGCCCGACCTCTCCGCATATATACCCCCGAGCGCGGCCAAAACTAGCGGAGCAGCTGACCGTAAAGTGGCCATCAAGAGAGTGATGTCAAAAACAGTACCCATTCTAGGCTGCTCCCTTCTTTTTCGGCAGGATT
This sequence is a window from Bacillota bacterium. Protein-coding genes within it:
- a CDS encoding ABC transporter permease, with the protein product MGTVFDITLLMATLRSAAPLVLAALGGIYAERSGVVNIALEGKMLTGAFAAVVVAYYTGNPWLGVLAAILTGGVMAYIFAVVSIKYRANQVVSGVAINMLAAGLTVFMMRVFFGTAGTSPAVTRLPAIGPFTPLVYLAPLLVAVTFVVLYRTPWGLWIRAVGEHPKAAATVGINVIGVRYACVVLSGMLAGVAGAHLSIGTLSVFVRDMTAGRGFIALAAMIFGKWHPLGALAASLLFGFSEALQMRLQGGGIPSQLIQAVPYVFTMIVLAGFVGRATAPAALGEPFRKE